The Triplophysa dalaica isolate WHDGS20190420 chromosome 18, ASM1584641v1, whole genome shotgun sequence genome includes the window ATTTTATGATGAGTTCCCTGGTTTTGGTGCCATTACCTTGTACATGCCAGCACACATGTTTTGGTAAGCTTGACTCATGCTGATCTCTTTACTCAAAGGGCGAACTGaggaaacaagaaaaaatgatGACTGGAGTTGGATGACtggttaaatgatgacagaatttttaataCAACTGTCACAGTAAACTATAGGTACCAAACTTAACCCAGTAATCTGTAAGTGCACGTAGTGTACGATAAAGTGCAAGCGatgtttttctttctatttatttttaaaagatctgAATCCTACAGAATAATATGCAATTGTTCAACTTGGCAGCCTGTGAGAacctttcttcttctttttgctTTTCTTGCTGCTCCGAACTTTAAGCTGTTCTTCTAGAATTCTCTCCTCTGCCATCTGAGAGCTGTCCGCTCGACTCAACGTTGACATCAGCCATGCATACAGAAACTCAGATAGATAcctgtgtatatatacacagcAACAGGGATAAACATATCACTACTACAGCACGAAACAGGTGGGTCTATAgctttaaaaataatgacattaaaCTGTCTCACCAGTAAATGTAATAATACTCATGCATGCTGTACAGCTCCAGCTCAAAACCACTGAGTAGATACTGGATCATGATTCTCAGGTTGTGATAGAGGATCCAGGTGCCCAGACATGCCAAATGCTGCCTCTGAGGTTCCAGCTTCATCAGCAGGCCGTGAAGAGCAGCATCCACCTTCTCAGCCTAAAAAACAGCCGAAGATGCTGGATGATGCATCACAAGTGTCTCAGACTGCACAGACtaacataacacaaaatgtctaaatgtgttGATTCTTGTTTAAAGAAAGCTGCAAACTGACAAACTGACTTCcttcacaaacacacctcaTCCTGAAGGGTGGCAAACTCCTCCAGTATGTGACCCAGTTTGTCTCTCTGTCGTGCTCTGTTGTGTCCGTGAATCTGGATGAGGCTGCAGAATGGCTGTGGGTCACACCACTCTTTATTTCATTACATTCATACTATGTTATAATGAAATGGCAGAGATCTAGTACAGggacttttttcatttttacatgcaAAAAATGACACTATGTTTGTATGCAATGTGCGTTTGGAGGCTATTTTATAGATAAAAGATGGAAATCCCTAAAGTTTTAGGTGGAGATTACTTTATTCCTTTTGAAATTGATACCTTGTCCCCTCTTGTTCAAACCATTTCAGCCTCAATTATAATTACATGCAcaagaaaaataataacaaacccGTGAGCAGTGTGTGACGAAGGAGTCAATGTAATCTTTAGCCTGATGGTTATTGTTCAAACTGCATCTGTGGAAAAAAACACCAGCacaatgtttgtgtgattctagGATGTAGAATACATCCCAACATAGATATTATAATagagatatttttttatattataatgaatTGATATTGAGTATTTtagcatcttttttttttttttagtcatttggcagacgcttttatccaaagcaggggatattacagggacaatccccgtggagcaacatggagtaaagtgtcttgctcaaggacacactggtggtgtgccagcaaccttttgatttaccagctcagtggtttaacccactagaccaccatcaccACCAGCATCTTGTTGGTATATTACCTAAAACAGATAGTTTACCCCAAGATACAAATCACGACATCGTTTATTCACACTCATTTCTTTCAAAGCCTGTTTCCTTGTTTcctctgtagaacacaaaagaaaatattttaaagcggCCATGCAAcggtgtgtcatgcattctgacttctttaaaatgttaaacgtgctgtcttctcatgcttaacatggtcatcttgtcaaaaaactagtatgacgtagtatttatGTGCTTAATAGCAGTATTTATGtgccccagcgatcgtacaggttttttttgaaaatataaaactgtttcgcaacAATTTTTCTTATTCCCATaatggacaattctcccggataAGCACGCCTAGgcggcagcaaggagagcaggagaaggagcatgccgtcactttcacttgtgtgcaggagagagagagcatacattcgcaaagttcaggtgtttgattGTTCACTActtttgggtgatgaatgttatataaacggtggatataacgctggatttcgCGATCATCTGAAATTAAAATATGGAGCCATCTCAGCGCTAAAAGAAGCctgacatgaaccgcatgcggtaagtgaaactgctGTCTGTCTTTTATTCACAACTGCTTGGCATTCTTTAGTTCAGCCTGCCCCCCCGCACGCGTCACATGCTGTATGCGTACAGCTgtttctatcttttataaatgtgatcaaactaaatactcttcgaagatacggagtatgcaatactactctataggtactcaagattaatatgagattgtcaGAACCCGAACGTCAGAACGTGTGTTACTGCGGTTTTAAAAATTGTGTTCTCTGTTCTCAGAAAATTGGGTTTTCtggtccatacaatggaagttgaTAGGGGAGcattcttcttttgtgctctgcatacATACAGCATACatatttggaatgacatgaaggtgactaaatgatgcaagaatttatttttgggtaaactatccctttaaagctacTACTAGCAACATACATAGAGTCAAACACTGGGAACATAATCCATTCATTAACCATCCATGTATCCAATTCATATATTTGATAGatcaatcgcatccagaataaaaaagtttgtgtttacataatatacagtgtctgtgtactgtgcttATTCAATTTGTATTGCATGAGGCTGACCCGCTGTTAACTTCCGGTTAGTGTTTGCCTAGTgtcttataatataacaatttatatttcatttagtttgtgttaatattaatttgtattattattttattgtataatcattttattaaataaacgatttgttaaattttgttgtatgttcattttaataaataaacaatttgttgaatgggtccagAAGTTTGGTCGCATTGAAACAAACcatatggtacattgacatctaacTGTTTATCAGAGTCTAAATCCAAGTATTGGACAGACAAGTTTAGACAAGTAAAGGTTCTTCttgatttcttttgcttgttatcagaaataatctacaggcactcatTGTTTGTGAACGTGTACCGGACGTTAACAGTAGCCCAGGAATGCGCGCATGCTCAgtaacatttgttaatgttgtcACTTTAAATCCgtctataaacacacacatgtgtaaCATTTAGAAGATatcaacatgtttttatttatatttataaataatttaaattatgtataatgttaataaatttttgtattttatatttttcttaaatatatgcatgcattcatgttttttataaacacaaaattaatatgctcAGTGCAcattttggatgcgattaatggtttgacagccctaatatatgGCTAAATGCTGCAATTGTCAGAATCAAGCACTCCCAAAAAAAACCTGTGTATATAAACAGGAATAATTAATGAGTTAAAGAGTACAAATGGTCACCTACTTTGTGGACAGAACGGGAGGGCTGACAAAATGTCGCAGTGCATCCTTGATCATGTCCTGTATCAGATGAGTCCCAAACACTTTCCTATTGTCAATCAGAAACGTGGTCTacatcacacaaacagacagacaagaaATAGGTGTTACGGCTTTCAATTTTGATCCCAGAGCAGAGCTTTATTATTTGAGATGGCAGCACTCTTACCTGCAGCAATGATCTAGAAAGAACACATGGAGACTGCTCACTGAACTCACAGAAGAAATcctacacacataaacacactcagCATCACATGTATGCACTGCCATATCACCACTGTTTGGCTTACTGCTTTCATAAAACAGCTACAGGGTAAATAGATTAAGAACAAAagattttgatttaaattatattttattaatctaTCTAATTAAGTGGATTATACTTCCACCAGAAATTCTCATCCCTGACatgtaaacaaagttttatATTAAAGCCAACATACTGTACTCAAATACTTAGCAAACAAAAACAGTCTACCATgtgtttgaatatttaataaatgatctGGATCATTTATGTATCCATAATTACTATAACCTGTGACTTTGGGGGTTTTTGCTGTAAACTTTCTCTAGGCTGTGACGTATGAAATTGGTTAGTTCAAATAATCCATCAGGCCCTCCCCTCCAATGTTCTCCTTTAGTGTAATTGGCAAATTATTTACCAAGATACTGTGCAGGTTTGCTATGTTGATGACTTCACAGATGGTTTTAATGCGCTCGATAAGTTTACTGAAGTAGTTGACCATTTCCTCTCTCTTGATAATCTTGGCATAGCGTGGGAAAGTGGGGGGCAGCAGACGTTGGTTAACCAGCGGCTCAAAACCCATCATGATCGGATGATCTAGAAAAAGAATGACACTTGTAAAATTAACTTCATAATAAACTAATTTCATTAGATTTGATTGGTCAAGGCTGTGAAGGtgcatttagtcattttcagCTGTGGAAATTGaaacaaattgtatttttgagAACTAAGTTTCAAACCTTGTGCACCCATACAAGATAAAGTCTTGGAGTGAAGTTCACAGAGATATTATGTGTCACATGACCAGCTAATACTACTTCATACGGGTACCCtgcattttacataaattaataaattaatatatgaataaattaattatatccGATGATAAATAGCACATTTTTGAAAAGGCATGTACTAAAATATATTGAGCCTACTTTGATCATTGCAAGTAAGAGGTCTCACGTAAGCATAGCTTTACCTCCTTTGGTGGTGTCATTCTGTGACTGTATCCCATACTGGATGGTGGAGTGTATCGCAGGCAGTAAATCAGCTGCCTGTGTCATCAGCTTCTGTGCTTCACCAACAGCACTCGtcttaaacaagaaaaacagattgTGAAATGAGCCAATAAAAATAAGTGGTTGTTTTATGAAATGTGCATTGTtgaaagcagctttacagaaaatgagtgCCCTACCTCTTTTTTAGTGAAGGAAATAAGTGCGCTGAGCAGCAGACGGGTGAATTTAACACGGCTGAAGAGAGCCGCACACTGCTGATGCTGAatagtaaaagaaaaacaaaatctctGTGAAAATTACCACACAACCGTTTCATCATTTAGGGTCACTTACCCATTTCTTATTTCTAATTTTctcacattttagaataataatagcAAATTGATATAAGTTGatataaaaacaatggaaagttaatgagatattaataaaataaataaaaactatgtaTACTTTAGAATCTTATAAGTAGATCCGTGTTGCCTATAATTAGCAGAAATGTTATGTTGtcagcttttaaacaattattttttgttttcgtAATAAAAGCAaggttttcatatttttaaaaataactttagaTCAGATTCTGTTCGAAGGTCATGCAGAAGTCTTCAGTTACCTTAAAgtgctagttcacccaaaaatgaatattctgtc containing:
- the naa35 gene encoding N-alpha-acetyltransferase 35, NatC auxiliary subunit isoform X2 — its product is MVMKSSVEEEEGGWGLGIPEKMRNNANWVDITQDFKGACKELKLGELLHDKLFGLFEAMSAIEMMDPKMDAGMIGNQVNRKVLNFEQAVKDEAIRVKDLSVPELIGIMDTCFCCLITWLEGHSLAQTVFTCLYVHNPDLIQDPGLKAFALGILKICDIAREKVNKAAVFEEEDFQAMTYGFKMANNVTDLRVTGMLKDVEEELQRKVKSTRSRQGEQRDPEVELDHQQCAALFSRVKFTRLLLSALISFTKKETSAVGEAQKLMTQAADLLPAIHSTIQYGIQSQNDTTKGDHPIMMGFEPLVNQRLLPPTFPRYAKIIKREEMVNYFSKLIERIKTICEVINIANLHSILDFFCEFSEQSPCVLSRSLLQTTFLIDNRKVFGTHLIQDMIKDALRHFVSPPVLSTKCSLNNNHQAKDYIDSFVTHCSRPFCSLIQIHGHNRARQRDKLGHILEEFATLQDEAEKVDAALHGLLMKLEPQRQHLACLGTWILYHNLRIMIQYLLSGFELELYSMHEYYYIYWYLSEFLYAWLMSTLSRADSSQMAEERILEEQLKVRSSKKSKKKKKVRPLSKEISMSQAYQNMCAGMYKVMAPKPGNSS
- the naa35 gene encoding N-alpha-acetyltransferase 35, NatC auxiliary subunit isoform X1, whose protein sequence is MVMKSSVEEEEGGWGLGIPEKMRNNANWVDITQDFKGACKELKLGELLHDKLFGLFEAMSAIEMMDPKMDAGMIGNQVNRKVLNFEQAVKDEAIRVKDLSVPELIGIMDTCFCCLITWLEGHSLAQTVFTCLYVHNPDLIQDPGLKAFALGILKICDIAREKVNKAAVFEEEDFQAMTYGFKMANNVTDLRVTGMLKDVEEELQRKVKSTRSRQGEQRDPEVELDHQQCAALFSRVKFTRLLLSALISFTKKETSAVGEAQKLMTQAADLLPAIHSTIQYGIQSQNDTTKGDHPIMMGFEPLVNQRLLPPTFPRYAKIIKREEMVNYFSKLIERIKTICEVINIANLHSILDFFCEFSEQSPCVLSRSLLQTTFLIDNRKVFGTHLIQDMIKDALRHFVSPPVLSTKCSLNNNHQAKDYIDSFVTHCSRPFCSLIQIHGHNRARQRDKLGHILEEFATLQDEAEKVDAALHGLLMKLEPQRQHLACLGTWILYHNLRIMIQYLLSGFELELYSMHEYYYIYWYLSEFLYAWLMSTLSRADSSQMAEERILEEQLKVRSSKKSKKKKKVRPLSKEISMSQAYQNMCAGMYKTMIALDMDRKVRKPQFELDSEQVRYEHRFAPFNSVVTPPPVHYIQFKEMSDLKKYNPPPRSADLYMAASKHFQQAKLILENITSPDAEVNRILKVAKPNIVVMKLLAGGHKKETKALPEFDFSAHKYFPVVKII